The Labrus bergylta chromosome 15, fLabBer1.1, whole genome shotgun sequence genome includes a region encoding these proteins:
- the fez2b gene encoding fasciculation and elongation protein zeta-2 isoform X1, translated as MAAPLAHFDEDWQDFNEFKPSSATAEQLDQLNSNVGDSSSGLDDFSDLDNSFSGEICSFKSMEDLVHDFDEKLTVCFRNYNTATENIAPIKPITEDNYLKDDEVWNALTDNYGNVMPVDWKTSHTRSLHLPTLNLTELEKLDNQSLDLSDDEELREQMDMHSIIVSCINNEPLFTAEQVIEEIEEMMQESPDPDDDDSPSQSDLSMLSQDLHALKRSGSNTSYEDRLRHLSVSELTETLEEVETAIRRYSEELIQALALRDELDYEKEVKNSFISLLIDVQNRQKEHRELLRKKKKIRSTTTTGPNGQRTTSTHIPGTLLTLEGLSNVIQNGLRQTFGNTGGDKQYLTTVIPYEKKAGSPPVEDLQILTKILHAMRDDSEKVPALLTDYILKVLCPT; from the exons ATGGCGGCTCCGTTAGCCCATTTTGACGAGGACTGGCAGGATTTTAACGAATTCAAGCCGTCCTCCGCTACCGCCGAGCAGCTGGACCAGCTGAACTCCAATGTGGGCGATTCGTCGTCGGGCCTAGACGATTTCTCCGACCTGGACAACAGTTTCTCCGGGGAGATATGCAGCTTCAAGTCGATGGAGGACCTCGTCCACGACTTCGACGAGAAGCTGACAGTTTGTTTCCGAAATTACAACACCGCAACGGAGAACATAGCGCCCATTAAACCCATCACAGAGGACAATTACCTGAAAGACGACGA GGTGTGGAATGCTCTAACGGATAATTATGGCAACGTGATGCCGGTGGACTGGAAAACATCGCACACTCGCTCCCTACACCTGCCCACCCTCAACCTCACTGAGCTCGAG AAGTTGGACAACCAGTCTCTGGATCTGTCAGACGACGAGGAGCTGAGGGAGCAGATGGACATGCACTCCATCATCGTGTCCTGCATCAACAATGAGCCGCTCTTCACGGCTGAACAG GTGATCGAGGAGATCGAAGAGATGATGCAGGAGTCTCCAGACCCAGACGATGATGACAGTCCTTCACAGTCCGACCTCTCCATGCTCTCTCAGGACCTCCATGCCCTGAAACGCTCGGGCTCCAACACCAGCTACGAGGACC GGCTGCGAcatctctctgtgtctgagCTGACCGAGACTCTGGAGGAAGTGGAGACGGCCATCCGCCGCTACAGCGAGGAGCTGATCCAGGCTCTGGCCCTGCGGGACGAACTGGACTACGAAAAGGAG GTGAAGAACAGCTTCATCTCGCTGCTGATCGACgtgcagaacagacagaaggAGCACCGCGAGCTGCTgcggaagaagaagaaaatcagaAGTACGACAACAACCGGGCCCAACGGCCAAAGGACAACCAGCACGCACATACCGGGCACG CTCCTCACTCTGGAGGGACTCTCCAATGTCATTCAAAATGGCCTCCGTCAAACTTTTGGCAACACAGGAGGGGACAAACAG tATCTGACCACAGTAATCCCATATGAGAAGAAAGCAGGCTCCCCACCAGTCGAAGACCTCCAGATTCTCACAAAGA TCCTCCACGCCATGAGGGACGACAGCGAGAAGGTGCCTGCCCTGCTTACAGACTACATCCTCAAAG TTCTTTGTCCCACGTAA
- the fez2b gene encoding fasciculation and elongation protein zeta-2 isoform X2, with amino-acid sequence MAAPLAHFDEDWQDFNEFKPSSATAEQLDQLNSNVGDSSSGLDDFSDLDNSFSGEICSFKSMEDLVHDFDEKLTVCFRNYNTATENIAPIKPITEDNYLKDDEVWNALTDNYGNVMPVDWKTSHTRSLHLPTLNLTELEKLDNQSLDLSDDEELREQMDMHSIIVSCINNEPLFTAEQVIEEIEEMMQESPDPDDDDSPSQSDLSMLSQDLHALKRSGSNTSYEDRLRHLSVSELTETLEEVETAIRRYSEELIQALALRDELDYEKEVKNSFISLLIDVQNRQKEHRELLRKKKKIRSTTTTGPNGQRTTSTHIPGTLLTLEGLSNVIQNGLRQTFGNTGGDKQYLTTVIPYEKKAGSPPVEDLQILTKILHAMRDDSEKVPALLTDYILKALV; translated from the exons ATGGCGGCTCCGTTAGCCCATTTTGACGAGGACTGGCAGGATTTTAACGAATTCAAGCCGTCCTCCGCTACCGCCGAGCAGCTGGACCAGCTGAACTCCAATGTGGGCGATTCGTCGTCGGGCCTAGACGATTTCTCCGACCTGGACAACAGTTTCTCCGGGGAGATATGCAGCTTCAAGTCGATGGAGGACCTCGTCCACGACTTCGACGAGAAGCTGACAGTTTGTTTCCGAAATTACAACACCGCAACGGAGAACATAGCGCCCATTAAACCCATCACAGAGGACAATTACCTGAAAGACGACGA GGTGTGGAATGCTCTAACGGATAATTATGGCAACGTGATGCCGGTGGACTGGAAAACATCGCACACTCGCTCCCTACACCTGCCCACCCTCAACCTCACTGAGCTCGAG AAGTTGGACAACCAGTCTCTGGATCTGTCAGACGACGAGGAGCTGAGGGAGCAGATGGACATGCACTCCATCATCGTGTCCTGCATCAACAATGAGCCGCTCTTCACGGCTGAACAG GTGATCGAGGAGATCGAAGAGATGATGCAGGAGTCTCCAGACCCAGACGATGATGACAGTCCTTCACAGTCCGACCTCTCCATGCTCTCTCAGGACCTCCATGCCCTGAAACGCTCGGGCTCCAACACCAGCTACGAGGACC GGCTGCGAcatctctctgtgtctgagCTGACCGAGACTCTGGAGGAAGTGGAGACGGCCATCCGCCGCTACAGCGAGGAGCTGATCCAGGCTCTGGCCCTGCGGGACGAACTGGACTACGAAAAGGAG GTGAAGAACAGCTTCATCTCGCTGCTGATCGACgtgcagaacagacagaaggAGCACCGCGAGCTGCTgcggaagaagaagaaaatcagaAGTACGACAACAACCGGGCCCAACGGCCAAAGGACAACCAGCACGCACATACCGGGCACG CTCCTCACTCTGGAGGGACTCTCCAATGTCATTCAAAATGGCCTCCGTCAAACTTTTGGCAACACAGGAGGGGACAAACAG tATCTGACCACAGTAATCCCATATGAGAAGAAAGCAGGCTCCCCACCAGTCGAAGACCTCCAGATTCTCACAAAGA TCCTCCACGCCATGAGGGACGACAGCGAGAAGGTGCCTGCCCTGCTTACAGACTACATCCTCAAAG CTCTGGTATGA
- the fez2b gene encoding fasciculation and elongation protein zeta-2 isoform X3, whose product MAAPLAHFDEDWQDFNEFKPSSATAEQLDQLNSNVGDSSSGLDDFSDLDNSFSGEICSFKSMEDLVHDFDEKLTVCFRNYNTATENIAPIKPITEDNYLKDDEVWNALTDNYGNVMPVDWKTSHTRSLHLPTLNLTELEKLDNQSLDLSDDEELREQMDMHSIIVSCINNEPLFTAEQVIEEIEEMMQESPDPDDDDSPSQSDLSMLSQDLHALKRSGSNTSYEDRLRHLSVSELTETLEEVETAIRRYSEELIQALALRDELDYEKEVKNSFISLLIDVQNRQKEHRELLRKKKKIRSTTTTGPNGQRTTSTHIPGTYLTTVIPYEKKAGSPPVEDLQILTKILHAMRDDSEKVPALLTDYILKVLCPT is encoded by the exons ATGGCGGCTCCGTTAGCCCATTTTGACGAGGACTGGCAGGATTTTAACGAATTCAAGCCGTCCTCCGCTACCGCCGAGCAGCTGGACCAGCTGAACTCCAATGTGGGCGATTCGTCGTCGGGCCTAGACGATTTCTCCGACCTGGACAACAGTTTCTCCGGGGAGATATGCAGCTTCAAGTCGATGGAGGACCTCGTCCACGACTTCGACGAGAAGCTGACAGTTTGTTTCCGAAATTACAACACCGCAACGGAGAACATAGCGCCCATTAAACCCATCACAGAGGACAATTACCTGAAAGACGACGA GGTGTGGAATGCTCTAACGGATAATTATGGCAACGTGATGCCGGTGGACTGGAAAACATCGCACACTCGCTCCCTACACCTGCCCACCCTCAACCTCACTGAGCTCGAG AAGTTGGACAACCAGTCTCTGGATCTGTCAGACGACGAGGAGCTGAGGGAGCAGATGGACATGCACTCCATCATCGTGTCCTGCATCAACAATGAGCCGCTCTTCACGGCTGAACAG GTGATCGAGGAGATCGAAGAGATGATGCAGGAGTCTCCAGACCCAGACGATGATGACAGTCCTTCACAGTCCGACCTCTCCATGCTCTCTCAGGACCTCCATGCCCTGAAACGCTCGGGCTCCAACACCAGCTACGAGGACC GGCTGCGAcatctctctgtgtctgagCTGACCGAGACTCTGGAGGAAGTGGAGACGGCCATCCGCCGCTACAGCGAGGAGCTGATCCAGGCTCTGGCCCTGCGGGACGAACTGGACTACGAAAAGGAG GTGAAGAACAGCTTCATCTCGCTGCTGATCGACgtgcagaacagacagaaggAGCACCGCGAGCTGCTgcggaagaagaagaaaatcagaAGTACGACAACAACCGGGCCCAACGGCCAAAGGACAACCAGCACGCACATACCGGGCACG tATCTGACCACAGTAATCCCATATGAGAAGAAAGCAGGCTCCCCACCAGTCGAAGACCTCCAGATTCTCACAAAGA TCCTCCACGCCATGAGGGACGACAGCGAGAAGGTGCCTGCCCTGCTTACAGACTACATCCTCAAAG TTCTTTGTCCCACGTAA
- the si:ch211-57i17.5 gene encoding usherin — MAAIALLLLAVVLGVVLHKALNKPPFTRERPPLVAMQKRSPRAIYPASNSVLFDSVPDTTGFSNSVTLKGFTMKIEEVLETKCELGDEAPAQGELGILSVNSLRRSVSQVMDGKSSTGDDDVWDPNISGHDSGMFMDDEEFVDTIKGFSTVRKEHTMFTDTNL; from the exons ATGGCAGCTAtcgccctgctgctgctggctgtcgTGTTAGGTGTTGTACTTCACAAG GCCTTGAACAAACCCCCCTTCACCAGGGAGAGACCCCCGTTGGTGGCCATGCAGAAGAGGAGCCCCAGGGCCATTTATCCAGCCAGCAACTCTGTCCTG TTTGATTCAGTACCTGACACGACAGGCTTCTCCAACAGTGTCACACTGAAGGGCTTCACCATGAAGATAGAG GAAGTGCTGGAAACTAAATGTGAGCTGGGTGATGAGGCCCCCGCGCAGGGTGAGTTGGGGATCCTCAGTGTGAACTCTCTGAGGCGCAGTGTCAGCCAGGTGATGGACGGGAAGTCATCCACAGGAGACGACGACGTGTGGGACCCGAACATTTCAGGCCATGACAGTGGGATG TTTATGGATGATGAGGAGTTTGTTGACACCATCAAAGGTTTCAGCACAGTGAGGAAGGAGCACACCATGTTCACTGACACCAACCTGTGA
- the ppp1r14c gene encoding protein phosphatase 1 regulatory subunit 14C: MSAASTETSAPLPTAGSRVFFQPANGVACVGTGPITGDDPVQKRQGKVTVKYDRKELRKRLVLEEWIIEQLSELYDCEEEEMPEVEIDIDDLLEVNSDDERASKLQESLTDCYKPTEDFVRDLLGRIRGMRKLSAPSKKGL; this comes from the exons ATGTCGGCCGCAAGTACCGAGACCAGCGCCCCGCTGCCCACCGCCGGAAGCCGGGTCTTCTTCCAACCTGCGAACGGCGTAGCCTGCGTGGGAACCGGTCCCATCACCGGGGACGACCCGGTGCAAAAGAGACAGGGCAAAGTGACGGTCAAGTACGACAGGAAAGAGCTGCGGAAAAGACTCGTGCTGGAGGAGTGGATCATCGAGCAGCTCAGCGAGTTGTACGACTGTGAG gAGGAAGAGATGCCAGAGGTAGAGATCGACATAGACGACCTGTTGGAAGTCAACAGTGATGACGAAAGAGCCAGCAAACTGCAG gaatCATTAACAGACTGCTACAAACCAACAGAG GACTTTGTCCGTGACTTGCTGGGCAGGATAAGGGGAATGAGAAAACTCAGTGCACCATCTAAGAAGGGCCTATAA